The nucleotide window agaaagaaataaaaaaggaagagaCAGGTGGAAGAAATAGATGACATTGAGAGGGGAAGACTTTGgtgtttcatttttcttcaaaatacaaaaccctcctcatttagagaaactcaaaaattgtattgaaggAGGGTTTACACGAATTCTTGAAATTTAATGTAtgtagttataatatttttaaaattaaaaaatatataaatcataagtattaatttattattctaaaaaaaatatgaaagattttACTATTTTTCCCTATATTTTCAACCCTCCAAAGTCTTCTCTTCCTCTcacctccaaactcccaaacaaagtctCAAAGACAGTTACTACACCCAAACCAAAACTAgcacaacaaaaatcaaacaaaaacctGTCAAAACACATGACTAAAAAACAACAGACCAGCCAACAACACAAGCATGAAACAAAACCCAGAAGAGGCAGGAAAAAAAGAGCAGAGAACAAATGAAAACCGGCCTCCGAAACCAAGAGCAGCGACACTTTATCTAACAAAACAGTCTCTCGGATTCCAACTCCACTCATAGAACAAACATGGGAAAGCCTTTAGTCTACTCAAGCCCCATCTCCACAATGTAACTTTGATATCGTCGACAATTTCTTTTaccttgtttttgaaaattctgTCATTCATTGACCTCCAAATCACCCAAAAACAAGACTGAATTAAAATGTTCTTTTTCCCTTATCATGACATGAGAAATGCTTATTATTACGAATTATGCGTGCAAGAATAGCACGAAACAGATCTACACCCTTAATTAATGCCAAGTGACGATCTGATTTCCACCAAATAGACTCTTTACATTTTCCTTGCTTTAAAAACACACTGCTTCTTGCATTTATTCGCCTTTTATATTCGTAAAAAATAGCAACGCTCTTATGACATATAGGGAGGTAATAATGTAGTTGAGGAATTTTAGATAGCACCCTAAGAGGTAAAGGTAAGGGTGATCTCACTTGAGGACTTAATCTCGCCTTGGAAGCGaccaacaaaatatattataataaaaaaaatcagcaaaCAACATgattatttgtcaaaaataaaaaatataattaatacacctcatatcaataataaaataaataaatatttgaatttatatttGAGACTAAGTTTGATTactaaaaaatccaaaatcaatCCAATGAATCAATTATCATAAAAAGAAGTTTGATAACAAACAGTAAAAATTGAATATGTTTGATTTGGCTGTGAACACTCTTATaggtaattcaaaccaaaaaagatttCCAGCACAATACTCTCCCATTCTCATTCAAACACACATCCATTATATCAACCTCAAACAATTACAAGCTTTATGCATGAATGACACTGTTCACTTTGTCAAGATAAAAAAGAGATGACCAAGGGAAGGAATgaggcaacaaaaaaaaaaatgtgaagtcTGGTTACCAATGAGAACATGAATTTCTAGTTCCTAGGTACAACAAAGAGGTGCAGACTGGTGATAACCAAAGAATCAAATTGTTTACCTGGATCAAATGCACCTCAGATGCAATTTGAAACAACCCAATTACAATTTTAAGTCGCAGGTTGTCGGTTGCATTAAAATCAAACCGAGTTATTAACCAGGATTGAAAAGCATCATGTTTTTCTTAAACCAAAATTGATATGCTAAAGCATACTATGATAACTGACATCCCGGCTATATTGACACCTCACATGAAACTTGGTCCAACGGGAAAATATTTGGATAGAATATCCACCAATAGTACACTTTGATCCTGGGTTTGACCTGCCTTCCAGACCTTGAAGTCTGGAGAAAAGTAGCGAGAATCATTCCAACATTTTAGAGAAAATAAGGGGAATGGTCCTTGCACATTTCCTTGAGGATCTATGTAATTCCACGTTGATGAATGTGGGTTCTCAACAGGGACTGGTGTTATGAAGCTTGGTTTTATGGTGCTTGATTTTTCAATTTCCTCATCATCGTCATCGCTCAGTTCTATAACCTGAATCTGAGCTGGCCGTACCTGCTTGTCTGATGTCCCTTGAGAGTTCTTAGCTTTGATTGTAACTTCATTTGATTTGGCTGGCATAAATACACCATCCTTCTTAAATGAAGAGAATGTTTGTGTCgcaggttgctgttgaacagacATACTTGACCTTTGGTGCACTGCCAAAACATGgaaagaatataaataaatggcAAGGACATGGCTTATCCTAAGTGCTTTCGatgcataataaataaatgcagCATACTTCTCACTGAACATACTGCAATAGTACAACATCCACCCTTTTTATAAGCCTTTTGACActtttcacatatatcaataattGTTTGTAATCAACACAGTTATGTGTATATTTTGTGCATGACTATCCCTAAACAAAACTTTGTGTGTCGGTGTATCTAATATTGACTTTTCATCTTTCAAGATAGATTAGTAGTATTGACTAGGAATAAATATGGGAAAGAGTAATACATACTATAGTAATTTGAAAGATGGCTTATAATTatggacaaaaaaaatctttcaaaggATGATTATAAATAATGACAAAGGCAGTAGTAGTAGTACCATCGAACGCAAACgtagacaacaacaaaaaaatgctTTCATTAAAATAGAGAATGATTGGAAATAAGGATAATTATAACAAACCTGTAGAAGTGACTGTGTCACGTGAAATGCCATTTGACGCAGTGTTATTCATTGCTATATTGAAAAGAGGAACTTCTGATGGTCTACTAAGACTGAGAATCGATTTTGGTGATTCACTTTCCTGTTTTGTTTGATCGGCTACATGGAATCTTTTACCCATGAACACAAAACTATTAGCAACTGCTTTTGGGACCTCGGGCACTACAGATGCTTCTATACAATTAGCCTCCCAAAACccttgcatgttattttctgtttttttaacaGGAACTTCTGgtgttttggattttgaaaaatctaGATAACCTGTAGTAACTTGGGGAATGCCATTAGCAACCACTTTTGGGACCTCGGGCACTATAGATCCTGTCATACAAGTAGCCTCCCAAAACCCTTGCAAGTTATTTTCCGCTTTCTTATCTGGAATTTCTGgtgttttggattttgaaaattttggataaCCTGTAGTACCTTGAGGAATACCATCAGCAACTACTTTTGGGACCTCAGGCACTATAGATCCTGTCATAGAAGTAGCCTCCCAAATCCCTTGCATGTTATTTTCCGCTTTCTTATCTGGAATTTCTGgtgttttggattttgaaaattctgGATAACCTGCAGTAACTTGGGGACCATTAGAAACCACTTTTGGGACCTCGGGCTCTATAGATGCTGTCATACAAGTAGCCTCCCAAATCCCTTGTATGTTATTTTCTGCTTTTTTATCTGGAATTTCTGgtgttttggattttgaaaattctgGATAACCTGTAGTGACTTGGGGAGTATCATGAAATAACCATTCTTGATCATCCGCAAAATCATCTTCATCTGAAAAATCATCTGCAGCTGCCTTTGGGACCTCAGTCGCTAACGATACTTTTGTACATGTAGTCTGCGACAACTCCTGGAAATTGGTTGGTAGTTTTTTCTCTGGAACATCTGGTGTTGCAGATTCCGATTCTAGATCTTCTGCAATGACTTGAGGAAATTCACGCAATAACCGTTCCTGTTCTTCCGGAGTCTTAAGCTTTGCCCTTTTTTGTAGGTAGCCGTCCAATGTGCTTTCAATAGATTAAGGAATATCTATCTTATAGAAGTTTTTGatttaaaagaattttcatACAAAGCATATAACATAAAATTCTTGATGAAAAGACAGAATTCTAAGGCAAAATGTTCATCACTTCAATCGACTGCTGTCTTATTCATGAGTATGGGCACTAACGTATTGAATAAAAGTCAAAGCCTTAGAAGGGATTGTTATGTAATCAGCATGATGTGTACTCAGATTTACCTactaattttgagtttaatcaGTTCATTGCCAGAAATTACTGCCATACACAGCTGATGATAATTATCTACTATGAGCTAGTAGTCCAGTTAACGATCTATGGAAAATCTActaagaaattttttagtgtATTGTCTAATGCATTAACAAGGTTCAGCAGCAAAATTCACCACATAAGAATCTTCTGaagcaaaaaattaatatgcagacatgaaaacaatttagaaaaaattatcaGAAAAGGATATTCTCTTCGCCAACCCTTTTCATTTGCCCGGTCAATAAGATTTTGTAACAGAGCAAGTTCTTTTGCAAGCCACTAAGGCAGATTCACCAAATAACAAGAAAGCAGAAAAGTTAGGTAAAAATCAAGCCCAAATATCAGAagaataaacataaattatcaTTTGAAACCGGATGTGCAGCACAAACAGTTTTAATTTACACAGAGAAACAGGACAAAGcgtttatattaaaatttcaaatcacTAGACTGATGTTTATGATACAGACagatatcaacaacaacagtaacaacaacaacaagaaacatATCTAAGGTAAAAATAGCAtgtataacaaaaataatatccaAGGAGTGACGGACAAATCCAAAAGTGTTCTTCATTCCTAAGAGTACTGGGATAGCATGTTATCTTGCATGATCTATCTTTCCATTCACAAGACTGGATACAACAGTTTATCATCCACTTAATTCATCTAAACAAAAATTACCTATGAAGGGGGCTATACAGTTACACATAAAACAAATTtcacattgtttcattgcttatGTGTGTTGTTTCATTGCTAATCCAGCCAAGATAATAAGAATAATATTGGTGTGTTCATGAAATGATATCCACATGATGTTTAACAAAGTACAATTCTCATGCAAATGCATATGACTAATATGGATCCTTTCTTCAACAAATTGTGAGAAAATCACTGGAATGAAACATGaatgaagaaataaaatgcaagggTTCTTGCTTACATGCTTAGTCATATCCTCATGCAATACTCTAGCCTTTTCCTCCAAATCCACCTGCCATGTACAAAACAGAAAAGGCATTGCCATAATATTTAGATTCAATAAAGACCGACGATGTTGTACGGGATAGACTATTGGGCAGTAAAAAAACAACacgaaaataaattaagtttggCATAAACGAGGATGTTGTGTTGAATGTGTGACAAGATTATACGGGATATGATTAGAAATGACGACATTAGAGAGAAAGTTgtggtagcacctatagtagaaaagatggtggaaactggatttaggtggtttgggcatgtagagagaagacatgTGGATTCTGTAGTAAGGAGAgtaggtagaggaagacctagaaaaacaataagagaAACAATCAAGAAGGATCTACatattaatgagttggataaaaatatggtttttgatagaacattatggcgtcgtttgattcatgtagctgaccccacttagtgggataaggcttggttgtcgTTGTTGTAAAGTACCATACAAAGATTTACGGCACGAAAACTGATTGTTCAAGTCTTGCAGGAACTTCATTCACTAGAATAATTCAATCTGAAAGTACTAGAAAGAACTTACAATCATAGGTCTCTTGAGTAAGCCATCTTTTACTCTTCTATGCAAATCCTCACACTCCGCCTGAAACCAAAGCCATAGATTCAAACcccaaaaatttaaaagcaCAATAACAAAATGGATATAATGTAAAGCAGAAAGTTCTcgaaaaaaataaatctcatagatAGATGGTAGATAAAATTGTGAGTCTTAAGCAGAAGTACACTATTTATTTATCTGCAATTATTGAAGTTAGTTTTGACAGTgaaccaaatttaaaatatatggaGGCAAACTGAAGAATGTATTGGCTTAATACTGGAGATCACAGAAAGGGTGTTTCAGAGTAGAGCATGGTTTTGAGAACTTGtctgatatttatttattttgtattaagTTTTCATATAAGTATTCCAAATAATTTTCTCCATGGTCTAGTTTTCCGATtcccaaaattatttttagccTATGTATTCTCCGAAATTTTAGGCTTGAATTGATTAGTACTAGAATATAACCTTGAAACACTCTACCCTATCTCTTTAGATCCTCTATATTATATTGGAAAAGTTATTCAAACATGCAAAATTTCCTAGAGCTTGATTATTAAAAAGATGGTTTTGTGTTTGTCTATAATTAGTAATTAGTAATTACTATAGCCAGAATACAACATGCACAGCGGTTTCCCACCCCCATGTTTTTATTAGCATTCAGTATAACTTTGTATTGAATAGATATTTCCACTTGCAAGATAATGTAACTCACCACGCCCATGACTAAACCTCAcattatcaaaaaattatattatttaggtACACTAATACTGACATACTGATGAGAATCAGCAGTAAGAAATACCAAATCAATCATCCACTTCCAGTTAACATGTGGTTATTTAAAACAGTTATTAAAGTAATCCAGCACTAATTTGTTAGAATTTGATTATCAGAAATGATTACACACAGTTAACTTTACACTTCAGGCCAGAGCTGACAATTTTGTAGTACATGAAAATTCAGTGGGAGAAAAGTTGTCTCATTATAAGAGCAGCGCAATGCACAAGCCATTTAAAATGTCCTTCCGTAACAAATGACTTGCCAATAAAAGATCACAAGTATGAACCGAACCAAAGAGCTCTTTAGTTAATACAATGTGATTCTATTAGTTGAGCTAATCCTCAATTCCTCATTGGCAGAGACCATGATTTTTACTAAATGAAGCAAACTTAACACTTCAGGTCAGAGTCGACAATTTCTATATATGTACATGGTGCAGGGGACGGCACAAGTAATTGAAAATGGTACTGAAGTTACAAATGACTTGCCAATGAAGGACCACTAACATGAACCGGACCAATGACCTTTTAATTAATACAATGAAATCCTACTAGTTGAGTTAATCCTTATTAACAGAGACAATGGTTTATACTAAAGAAAGCTAAAAATAGTAAGATCATTCATCTGTACCTCTGAGAAATCATCGTCTTGAAGCATCTTAATGCTGATGTCTTTAATGAAACCAGAAGCTTGCAAGAGAATTTCCCCATCCACTCCTGAGCTCTTTTTTATACCTGGAATATATCCAAGAAAAAACTATACTTAAGCTGATtagaaaaaatgatatttctGTCCCATATATGTCAAATGATATACCAACTCACAAGTAACTAGTAGTTGAACCACTAACAATGATTCCAGGAGGAGATCAAATGGACTAAGATTTCTTTGTTCATTGATATTCATTGTCTAACTCATTCAATTAGGATAAAATCATACCCAACACATCAAAAAAGAATACACGGTAAGCATAATTTTGTTATCTTCAGTCTTTTGAATCTCACCTAGCTTGAggatatttggttctactactTTGTTCATTGCTATTGATTTGAAtggtaaaatatgtttaatttggATTAATCACCTATactaatgattaaaaaaagtacatgaTAAGCCCCTTTAAGTTTGCTTCATTTATGTGAATATCTCACCCATCATGAGATTGTTGGATTAGATTTTCGTATTCTTTATCAGTCATTGTGAATAGTCCAAATTGTTGATCTGACTACTTTTCCAAGTAAACAAAATGCAAGTAACATGCACTATTGATGCTAAAGAAGCAACATATACATAACATAATAAGTACACTTTATTTGTCATTGCTATTTTAGGCAAGCACAAGTATTAAACTTATACTTCTATTTTTGGCATGCACAAGTACTAAACTTATACAGTTGGTGAGCTTACTTTCCAAAGCAACTTGGATATTTAAAGTTATAAAATAAAGAAGCATTTGTTAGAATGCAATGCCATAATAAGCCTAAAGCAGTCAAATTACCTGTGATTTGCAGAAGCTGGTGTGAGTTTTTCTGTAGGTAGTCATTTGGGTCACACTTGATTCTTATGAAGCTTCCAACTACTTTGGTCTTAAAAGTTTCAGGGTCCTTTAGAAGTTCCTCAACTAGACtcttctttaaataaacaaGCTTTATGTTGAAAGGGTTGATAGCAGCAAAACAGCTCCTTGGTTTTTCCACAACATATTTCCTTGGTTGACTCTTCCTCTCCAAAGACGCTGGTTTTGGAGTTTCACGCGCCCCTGGCGCATACTCATCATCTTCTGAGTCAAGCAGAAAACCATCATCAGATTCTCCACAGTTCTCTGCAAAGTGTGACTCGAGCAAGTCACTAATCTTCAACCTACTAATGGTCTTCTTTCCAAACAACGAAAAAAGCCTCGCATCACActcaattcttttctttttcgtAGGATGGCGAAGGTTATTCTGATGAACATAATCAGTTATAATTTGAGTCACCTCACTCTGGCTTATCTTGTTGCTGGTATCTCTACCAATGGATTTGAGAAACTGAATAAGGAGAGTTGACCCCCATCCATTGTATTCCTTTTTCTTATGttggtatttccttttctttttcgcAGAGGTCTGAACCTCTCCATTTATTTCCTCTACCCAGAACGAACCAAATAGTTTTTCATCACCCATCCTTTCTATACACTAAACTTAATCGTCTCCTCCGCTGATACCTCTTCTGCTACCTACTAAATCTATCCATCCCCACGCTTTTCACCTCTGTCaaatttcatttataaaaagaaatacatCAATTGGCAGCAGAAAATGATAACAAAGAAAACACACTTGAAATGCATTTTGCATTTCTGTTGAAAACTAAAACAAAGAACTCTGAAGAACCAAGGATAAAACAGTTAATGAGaaattcaaaactaaaaaataatatcagaAATAGTctttaaaatacaaaaactgGCAGCAGATATTATTCAAAGAAAACGTCGGAGTTTGAAGGAAGGGGAAGCAATAGGAGGACTTTGAGGGGGAAACTAATAAAGATCTTGTGTAAGATTGCACAAATTTGGAGGGAAATGACAGAAAATAGATGTATGAAATTGCAAGGATTGATAACACTGACATTTTGGTCGTTGAAATTGCAAGGATTGGGCAATTTAGTCCTTTAAATGTTCTATCTGTGCTTTGATGCTCCAAGAGACTATCAAAGCAATATGAATATGCTTTCTAGAAAGATATTTTGGCAgagagactaaattgactaacattaTTATATCGCCATTTCATAAATTTGAGGAGTCAGGGCCCGTTCACTTCCCATGTTTCCTACAACTAATAAACATAAGAGAGAATAAATCCAATATTGTCTTCGTTGTTTCTGAAAATGATTGTTTTCGTTGTTTCTGAAAATGCATTCATCCTATTGTTCCCTAAACATATTTTACATAGTAAAGGCCAAAAATGTTTTCTAAAAGTAAACAGGGCCAAATTTGAGGAAAAAACGTCGAATTACTCAAAGAAATTATTAGTTATAAGTTTTTTCCTCCCCCATTCAATGTTGTCAATCACGGATCCCAGAACAACACCAGTTTGTTCAAACTCCACTACACTATAGCACCATTATAaccactatt belongs to Medicago truncatula cultivar Jemalong A17 chromosome 6, MtrunA17r5.0-ANR, whole genome shotgun sequence and includes:
- the LOC25496597 gene encoding uncharacterized protein At5g08430 isoform X2, with the protein product MGDEKLFGSFWVEEINGEVQTSAKKKRKYQHKKKEYNGWGSTLLIQFLKSIGRDTSNKISQSEVTQIITDYVHQNNLRHPTKKKRIECDARLFSLFGKKTISRLKISDLLESHFAENCGESDDGFLLDSEDDEYAPGARETPKPASLERKSQPRKYVVEKPRSCFAAINPFNIKLVYLKKSLVEELLKDPETFKTKVVGSFIRIKCDPNDYLQKNSHQLLQITGIKKSSGVDGEILLQASGFIKDISIKMLQDDDFSEAECEDLHRRVKDGLLKRPMIVDLEEKARVLHEDMTKHWLAKELALLQNLIDRANEKGWRRELDGYLQKRAKLKTPEEQERLLREFPQVIAEDLESESATPDVPEKKLPTNFQELSQTTCTKVSLATEVPKAAADDFSDEDDFADDQEWLFHDTPQVTTGYPEFSKSKTPEIPDKKAENNIQGIWEATCMTASIEPEVPKVVSNGPQVTAGYPEFSKSKTPEIPDKKAENNMQGIWEATSMTGSIVPEVPKVVADGIPQGTTGYPKFSKSKTPEIPDKKAENNLQGFWEATCMTGSIVPEVPKVVANGIPQVTTGYLDFSKSKTPEVPVKKTENNMQGFWEANCIEASVVPEVPKAVANSFVFMGKRFHVADQTKQESESPKSILSLSRPSEVPLFNIAMNNTASNGISRDTVHQRSSMSVQQQPATQTFSSFKKDGVFMPAKSNEVTIKAKNSQGTSDKQVRPAQIQVIELSDDDDEEIEKSSTIKPSFITPVPVENPHSSTWNYIDPQGNVQGPFPLFSLKCWNDSRYFSPDFKVWKAGQTQDQSVLLVDILSKYFPVGPSFM
- the LOC25496597 gene encoding uncharacterized protein At5g08430 isoform X1, which produces MGDEKLFGSFWVEEINGEVQTSAKKKRKYQHKKKEYNGWGSTLLIQFLKSIGRDTSNKISQSEVTQIITDYVHQNNLRHPTKKKRIECDARLFSLFGKKTISRLKISDLLESHFAENCGESDDGFLLDSEDDEYAPGARETPKPASLERKSQPRKYVVEKPRSCFAAINPFNIKLVYLKKSLVEELLKDPETFKTKVVGSFIRIKCDPNDYLQKNSHQLLQITGIKKSSGVDGEILLQASGFIKDISIKMLQDDDFSEAECEDLHRRVKDGLLKRPMIVDLEEKARVLHEDMTKHWLAKELALLQNLIDRANEKGWRRELDGYLQKRAKLKTPEEQERLLREFPQVIAEDLESESATPDVPEKKLPTNFQELSQTTCTKVSLATEVPKAAADDFSDEDDFADDQEWLFHDTPQVTTGYPEFSKSKTPEIPDKKAENNIQGIWEATCMTASIEPEVPKVVSNGPQVTAGYPEFSKSKTPEIPDKKAENNMQGIWEATSMTGSIVPEVPKVVADGIPQGTTGYPKFSKSKTPEIPDKKAENNLQGFWEATCMTGSIVPEVPKVVANGIPQVTTGYLDFSKSKTPEVPVKKTENNMQGFWEANCIEASVVPEVPKAVANSFVFMGKRFHVADQTKQESESPKSILSLSRPSEVPLFNIAMNNTASNGISRDTVTSTVHQRSSMSVQQQPATQTFSSFKKDGVFMPAKSNEVTIKAKNSQGTSDKQVRPAQIQVIELSDDDDEEIEKSSTIKPSFITPVPVENPHSSTWNYIDPQGNVQGPFPLFSLKCWNDSRYFSPDFKVWKAGQTQDQSVLLVDILSKYFPVGPSFM